One Micromonospora sp. FIMYZ51 genomic window carries:
- a CDS encoding SRPBCC family protein has product MILVERSAHVAAPVEAVWDVVQRAEQLPAWLAGVRAAEVLSGEGFGRRQLVQAGRGAAHEAEVIAYQEPTLIGWRERAKGAGARAEARTEIYVQLTPDEAEGGTVVRLIVVRWPAGPVKAALLRLGLRRVGADLEDSLARLTDLAAVG; this is encoded by the coding sequence ATGATCCTCGTGGAACGCAGTGCGCACGTGGCGGCGCCAGTGGAAGCGGTCTGGGATGTGGTGCAGCGGGCCGAGCAGTTGCCGGCCTGGCTGGCCGGGGTCCGTGCGGCCGAGGTCCTCTCGGGCGAGGGCTTCGGCCGACGGCAACTGGTCCAGGCCGGACGCGGCGCCGCACATGAGGCCGAGGTGATCGCCTACCAGGAGCCGACTCTGATCGGCTGGCGCGAACGCGCCAAGGGTGCCGGTGCCCGAGCGGAGGCGCGCACCGAGATTTACGTCCAGCTCACCCCGGACGAAGCGGAAGGCGGGACGGTGGTGCGGCTGATCGTCGTACGCTGGCCGGCCGGCCCGGTCAAGGCCGCCCTGCTCCGCCTCGGGCTGCGTCGGGTCGGCGCCGACCTGGAGGACTCGCTGGCCCGGCTCACCGACCTGGCCGCCGTCGGCTGA
- a CDS encoding GH1 family beta-glucosidase gives MPHAPMPDFPAGFRWGVSTSAYQIEGAADIDGRGTSIWDTFARSPGRIADGSSGDVACDHYHRYAEDIALMAGLGVTAYRFSISWPRVLPTGTGAVNANGLDFYERLVDGLLGHGIDPVATLFHWDLPQRLEETGGWLDRDTAYRFAEYADLVAARLGDRVKLWITLNEPFIHMSLGYGTGEHAPGRTLLFDAFPVAHHQLLGHGLAVDALRARSGSPIAIANNYSPVRPIGSSEADVAAAAAYEALHNRLFTDPLLGHGYPAELGFDDAVVRTGDLDVIAAPLDVLGVNYYNPTGVRAPEADSPLPFELVPLEGYPRTAFDWPVAPDGLRDLLGWLHRRYGAKLPPIQITESGCAYPDAPDAQGRVHDPDRIAYLDGHLRAVRAAMADGVDVTGYFVWSLLDNWEWAEGFTKRFGLVHVDYPTGRRTPKSSYAWLREVIATARRERAR, from the coding sequence ATGCCGCACGCACCGATGCCCGACTTCCCCGCCGGCTTCCGTTGGGGCGTCTCCACTTCGGCGTACCAGATCGAGGGCGCCGCCGACATCGACGGACGCGGCACGTCCATCTGGGACACCTTTGCCCGCTCGCCGGGGCGGATCGCCGACGGCAGCAGCGGCGACGTGGCCTGCGACCACTACCACCGGTACGCCGAGGACATCGCGCTGATGGCCGGGCTGGGCGTCACCGCGTACCGCTTCTCGATCTCCTGGCCCCGGGTGCTGCCGACCGGGACCGGCGCGGTGAACGCCAACGGGCTGGACTTCTACGAACGGTTGGTCGACGGACTGCTCGGCCACGGCATCGACCCGGTCGCCACGCTGTTCCACTGGGACCTGCCGCAGCGGTTGGAGGAGACCGGCGGCTGGCTCGACCGGGACACCGCGTACCGCTTCGCCGAGTACGCCGACCTGGTCGCCGCCCGCCTCGGCGACCGGGTGAAGCTCTGGATCACCCTCAACGAGCCGTTCATCCACATGAGCCTCGGTTACGGCACGGGCGAGCACGCGCCGGGCCGGACCCTGCTCTTCGACGCCTTTCCGGTCGCCCACCACCAATTGCTCGGCCACGGCCTCGCGGTCGACGCGCTACGCGCCCGCAGCGGCAGCCCGATCGCCATCGCCAACAACTACTCGCCGGTGCGGCCGATCGGCAGCAGCGAGGCCGACGTCGCCGCCGCGGCGGCCTACGAGGCGCTGCACAACCGGCTCTTCACCGACCCGCTGCTCGGCCACGGGTACCCGGCGGAACTGGGCTTCGACGACGCCGTGGTGCGCACCGGCGACCTCGACGTGATCGCCGCCCCGCTCGACGTACTGGGGGTCAACTACTACAACCCCACGGGCGTACGCGCACCCGAGGCGGATTCGCCACTGCCGTTCGAACTGGTACCGCTTGAGGGCTACCCGCGTACCGCCTTCGACTGGCCGGTGGCCCCGGACGGGCTGCGTGACCTGCTCGGCTGGCTGCACCGGCGGTACGGCGCGAAGCTGCCGCCGATCCAGATCACCGAGAGCGGCTGTGCCTACCCCGACGCACCCGACGCGCAGGGCCGGGTGCACGATCCGGACCGGATCGCCTACCTGGACGGTCACCTGCGGGCGGTCCGTGCCGCCATGGCCGACGGAGTCGACGTGACCGGCTACTTCGTCTGGTCCCTGCTGGACAACTGGGAGTGGGCCGAGGGCTTCACCAAGCGCTTCGGCCTGGTGCACGTCGACTACCCCACCGGGCGGCGTACGCCCAAGTCGTCGTACGCCTGGCTGCGCGAGGTGATCGCGACGGCCCGGCGGGAACGGGCCCGGTGA